Part of the Brachyspira hampsonii genome is shown below.
TATTATTAACATCATATAAAATAATTTTTTTCCAAGAGATTAAGGGGCGGGTGGGCGGGCTGAATAAATATTCATTAAATATTAATATTAACATAATATAGTTGACATAATTAATAAATAATATTATTGTTTTAGCGGAGAAATAAAAATGAAAAATGATAAATTAACCAAAGAAGAAATTAAAATAAGTAAATTTGTTAGTTTGGTATTAAGGCATAAACCTGAAAATATAGGACTCACATTATCAAAAGATGGTTGGGCTAATGCTTATCAATTAATAGAAAAAATAAAAGCTACAGGAAGAAATATAAAAGAAATACTTGAAAGAGTAGTATTATACAATGATAAAAAAAGATTCAGTTTTAATGAAGATCATACTTTAATAAGGGCAAATCAGGGACATAGTATAAATGTAGATTTAGAATTTGAAGAAAGAGAACCGCCAGAAATATTGTTTCATGGGACTTCTGTTGATAATATAGACAGTATAAAACTTGAAGGTATAAAGAAAATGGGCAGACTTTATGTGCATTTATCTATTATTGAAGAAACTGCTAAAAAAGTAGGTGAGCGTCATGGAAAGCCTGCGATAATAAAAATTGATTCTAATCAAATGTATGAAAATGGTATTAAATTTTATTTGTCTGAAAATAAAGTGTGGTTATGCGATTATGTTGATCCTAAATATATTGTTGATATAATTAAATAATAATTTTTAAATACTAGAAAACTAAATATAAAAATTGTGAGCGTATAGTAAATCCATTTACTATACATTTTTTAGCTAACAATTTTTATTAGTAGTAATAATTAAATAATAAATTTTATATACATACCCCGCCCATTATATTTTATAGCCTCGTTTGTATAATACAATTTTTATTATTTTTTTAATCTTAATTAGAAATTATAGCTCCCACCCAAGTTTTTATTAAGCTGGGAAAATTTTTTACGCACGATTTATTTTTATTAGTTTATGTACTAAATAAGAAAAATAATATATTTATATTTTTTAATTTATTTACCGTGCGGATTTATATTAACATAATATAGTTGACATAATTATATATTTGGTTATCATATTAAAATTGATAAATATAATAATTAAAATAAAAGAGAATAAATTATGAAGAGATATGTTTTTATAATAGTTCTATTGATAAATATATTTTTATTATCATGTTCTAGTAGTAAATTATCTAGTGATGGTATAGTTGTATCAGTTGGAGGAATGCCTAGCAGTTTGGACCCAGCATTTGCTAAGGGTATAAATACAGCTGTTTACATAACACATACTTTTGAAACATTAACTCAAAGAGATGAAGACGGTACAATAATTCCTGCACTCGCTGAAAGCTGGGAGGCTATGAGTAACAATACGGTTTATATATTTCATTTAAGAAAAAATGCTAAATGGTCAGACGGAAAAGATTTAACGGCTAATGATTTTGTATATAGTTTAAGAAGATTGATAGACCCAAAAGTAGCTTCTCCTTTTTCTTTGGGCTTTGATATAATAAAGAATGCTCAGAGTATAATGAAAGGAGAAAAGAGTTTAGAAGAACTTGGAGTTTATGCTTTAGATGATTATACATTAAAAATTGAGCTTGATATACCGCTTCCTTATTTTGAGGAGGCTATGGCTAGCGATATTGCCTCACCTGTGAGAAGTGATATTATAGAAACTTACGGAGAGGATTGGGCTTTAACTAAAGATCATTACATTGGAAACGGACCTTATATAATGACAGAATATGATGAGGCTGTAAAAATAGTAATGGAGAAAAATCCTTATTATTGGGATAAAGATAATGTAAAGGCTGAAAAAATAACTTTTGAGTTTTTAGAAGATGTGAACACTGCAGTTGCGGCAATTTACGGAGACAGTATAATGTTTTATCCTGAAGCACCTGAGAATGAGAGGGCTTCTTTAATAGAGCAGGGTATAGGAAGAGAAGCAGATATAACATCTATTGCATACTATATGGTAAACTTGAAAAGAAAGCCGTTTACTAATCCTTTGGTTAGAAAGGCATTAGCACTTGGAATAGACAGAAATTATATAGTAAATAATGTTTTAGGCGGAGGGAGAGTTGCTGCTGATGGATTTGTTCCTATCAATGTAAAAATAGGTACTAATGATTTCAGAGAGCATGCTCCAGAATATATTTCTCTAAAAGAAAGCGATTATCAGAAAAATATTGAAGAGGCTAAAAAACTTCTTACAGATGCAGGATATAGTGATATAAAAAAATTCCCTATTATAGAATTAATCACAACTACTAATCCTTCATCTTTATTTGTTGCAGAAGCTATTCAAAACATGTATAAAAATAATTTAGGTATAGATTTAAAATTAAGATATGAAGAGCCTACATCATATTTGCAGTCAATAAAAGATGGAAGTTTCCAGATGATTAAGGCAGGAACTAGTGTTGCTTATAATCAGGCAGCTGGTTATTTAAGACTTTTTCAGCTTGACGGACTTGGTAATGACGGCGGATATACGAATGCAGTTTATGATTATTTAGTTGATATTGCTATGACAAATGCTAATGAAGATATAAGAATAAAAGCTGCTTATGATGCAGAGCGTATACTTATAGAAGAGGATATGGCTATAATACCTATATATTATGATAAGGCTACTATTATGCAGAGCAAAAAACTTCATGGTGTAAAATATGATATTTTTTCTATATATGATTTTAGGAATGCTTATATAGAGTAATTAAAATAAAATAGGATTTTAATTTATGAAAAAATTTTTTGTAGGTTTATTTATTGGAATTGCATTGACTATTTTTAGTTATAATATTATGCCGAAACTTTATTCAGAGTTCAGCGGCAAGGATTCAAGTTCTTTAAATAGTATAGCGTATGAATTAAGGAATATAAGAAATATTTTAAATGATATAAAAATGGAATTAAGAAAATAGATATTTATATTTTTGTCTTAAATTAAAACTTTAATTTTTTCTATGTAATATTTTATGTCATAACTACATTATAAAATCAATTAATTAAAAAAGATTTATACTATAGTTAGTTTATTGTTTTTTTGGACATTAAAAAAGCCGACATCATTTTTATGGCATCGGCTGTATTTTTTATTTTGTGCTTTCTATTTTTTCTAGTAATATTTTTTTAGCATATTGTCCTATACTTAAATTATTTTCCTTTTCTATTTTCTATATTTGTAAGTATAAATCTTTATTCACTTTATAATTGTTATATATATTACAGTTAATATAAAATTAATTTTTTGTGTTTTTTTTTGATGATAAAAAGAGATATTTTCTTATATTTATAAGAAAGAATAAATTCACAAAAATTATTTACTAAAAATTTATTTTATTGTATAATACTTGCAACAAATTTTAATAAGGAGTAATTATTCATGAAGGTTGAAGATTTAAAACATGAGAAGCTAAAAGCTTGGATTAAAGAAACAGCAGATATGTGTCAGCCAAAAGATATATATGTATGTGATGGAAGTAAAGAAGAATATGATAATTGTATGAATGGCTTAGTAGAATTAGGTTTAGCAAAACCTTTAACTAAAAGACCTCACAGTCACTCTTTCAGAAGCGATCCTTCTGATGTAGCACGCGTTGAAGATAGAACTTTTATCAGTTATCCAGATAAAGAAGATGCAGGTCCTACTAATCACTGGATGGCTCCAGATGAATTAAAAGGCACTATGAAAGAATTATACAAAGGCTGCATGAAAAACAGAACTATGTATGTAATTCCTTTCTCTATGGGTCCTGTAGGTTCTCCTATTGCTAAAATAGGTGTAGAAATTACTGACAGCCCTTATGTTGTTTGTAACATGCATATAATGACTAGAGTAGGTACTAAAGTATTAGAAGTATTGGGCTCTGACGGAGAGTTTATACCTTGCTTACACTCTGTAGGTGCTCCTCTTGCTGACGGTCAAAAAGATACTAAATGGCCTTGTGCTCCAATAGAGAAAAAATATATTTCTCACTTCCCAGATGAAAACTTAATCTGGTCTTATGGTTCTGGTTACGGCGGAAACGCTTTGCTTGGTAAAAAATGTTTCGCTCTTCGTATTGCTTCTGCTATGGCTAGAAGAGAAGGCTGGATGGCAGAACACATGCTTATCTTGCGTTTAACTAATCCAGAAGGCAAAAGATTCCATATCGCTGCTGCATTCCCAAGTGCTTGCGGTAAAACTAACCTTGCAATGTTGCAGCCTACAATCCCAGGTTGGAAATGTGAAACTGTAGGTGATGATATTGCTTGGATGAAAATTAATCCGGAAGACGGCAGACTTTACGCTATCAATCCAGAAGCTGGTTTCTTCGGAGTAGCTCCTGGTACTTCTTATGATTCTAACCCTATGGCTATGGAATCTATCAAAGAAAATACAATATTTACTAACTGTGTAGAAACAGATGACGGCGATGTATGGTGGGAAGGTATGGGACCTGCTCCTAAACATGGTATAGATTGGAAAGGTAATGATTGGACTCCAGAAAGCGGAGAAAAAGGTGCTCACCCTAATGCTAGATTTACTGCTCCTGCTAGACAATGTCCTGTTATTTGTAAAGATTGGGAAGATCCTAAAGGTGTACCTATAGATATATTTATCTTCGGCGGAAGAAGAGCTTCTGTTATGCCTTTAGTACATGAATCTTATAACTGGGATCATGGTGTATTTATGGGTGCTAGTCAGGCTAGTGAAACTACTGCAGCTAATATTGGTTCAGTTGGTGCTTTAAGATTCGATCCGTTTGCTATGCTTCCATTTGCTGGATATAACATGGGTGATTATATGAATCACTGGCTTGAAATGGGAGATAAATTAGGTAATAAAGCTCCTAAAATCTTCTATGTAAACTGGTTTAGAAAAGATGCTGACGGAAAATGGTTATGGCCTGGATTTGGTGATAACTCAAGAGTATTAAAATGGATGTGTGAAAGAGTTGAAGGCAAAATTGATGCTATTGACACTCCTATTGGTAAAATGCCTAAAGAAGGCGATTTAGATCTTAAAGGTTTAGATGTACCTGAAGCTGATTTCAAAGAACTTATGAGAGTAGATGTTGAAGCTTGGAAAGATCAGGCTAATCAAATAGAAGCTCATTTCAATAAATTCGGAAATAGACTTCCAGCTAGACTTAAAAAACAATTAGAAGAATTAAGAGCTAGATTAAGCAAATAATTGATAAAGTAAAATTCCTTTAATTTGCCAATAGTTTAATTAATTTTAAGCTATTGGCTTTTTTATTAATTAACAAATTATCAATAATCATTAAGTATCATAGTTATATTATTAAAGAAAGTATGTACAAAAGTCTTTATATTAGATTCAGGCTTTTATACATACTTTATTTTTTTATTATATTCTTTTATTTAAGATATGTTTTTAGGAAATTATCCATATCCTCTTTAGGAACCATACTTCCTCCTGTAGACCAGCAAATATGATAGGCATTTTCTATATTTTTACCTATTTTTTCATCTATATACTTTTTGCTTTCCTCACATTTAAGTAATTCTACAGGTCCTTGAAAAGATGCACAAGCAGAAGGCTCAATTTGAATATTTTCAGATTCATTTAAACATCTCAAATAATCATATAATCTGTAGTCAGCTATAGTAAACTCTCCGCTTAATATAGGCTCCATGATTCTGCTTACTAGTCCTGATGCTCTTGCTACAGCA
Proteins encoded:
- a CDS encoding peptide ABC transporter substrate-binding protein yields the protein MKRYVFIIVLLINIFLLSCSSSKLSSDGIVVSVGGMPSSLDPAFAKGINTAVYITHTFETLTQRDEDGTIIPALAESWEAMSNNTVYIFHLRKNAKWSDGKDLTANDFVYSLRRLIDPKVASPFSLGFDIIKNAQSIMKGEKSLEELGVYALDDYTLKIELDIPLPYFEEAMASDIASPVRSDIIETYGEDWALTKDHYIGNGPYIMTEYDEAVKIVMEKNPYYWDKDNVKAEKITFEFLEDVNTAVAAIYGDSIMFYPEAPENERASLIEQGIGREADITSIAYYMVNLKRKPFTNPLVRKALALGIDRNYIVNNVLGGGRVAADGFVPINVKIGTNDFREHAPEYISLKESDYQKNIEEAKKLLTDAGYSDIKKFPIIELITTTNPSSLFVAEAIQNMYKNNLGIDLKLRYEEPTSYLQSIKDGSFQMIKAGTSVAYNQAAGYLRLFQLDGLGNDGGYTNAVYDYLVDIAMTNANEDIRIKAAYDAERILIEEDMAIIPIYYDKATIMQSKKLHGVKYDIFSIYDFRNAYIE
- a CDS encoding RNA 2'-phosphotransferase, which gives rise to MKNDKLTKEEIKISKFVSLVLRHKPENIGLTLSKDGWANAYQLIEKIKATGRNIKEILERVVLYNDKKRFSFNEDHTLIRANQGHSINVDLEFEEREPPEILFHGTSVDNIDSIKLEGIKKMGRLYVHLSIIEETAKKVGERHGKPAIIKIDSNQMYENGIKFYLSENKVWLCDYVDPKYIVDIIK
- a CDS encoding phosphoenolpyruvate carboxykinase (GTP), which produces MKVEDLKHEKLKAWIKETADMCQPKDIYVCDGSKEEYDNCMNGLVELGLAKPLTKRPHSHSFRSDPSDVARVEDRTFISYPDKEDAGPTNHWMAPDELKGTMKELYKGCMKNRTMYVIPFSMGPVGSPIAKIGVEITDSPYVVCNMHIMTRVGTKVLEVLGSDGEFIPCLHSVGAPLADGQKDTKWPCAPIEKKYISHFPDENLIWSYGSGYGGNALLGKKCFALRIASAMARREGWMAEHMLILRLTNPEGKRFHIAAAFPSACGKTNLAMLQPTIPGWKCETVGDDIAWMKINPEDGRLYAINPEAGFFGVAPGTSYDSNPMAMESIKENTIFTNCVETDDGDVWWEGMGPAPKHGIDWKGNDWTPESGEKGAHPNARFTAPARQCPVICKDWEDPKGVPIDIFIFGGRRASVMPLVHESYNWDHGVFMGASQASETTAANIGSVGALRFDPFAMLPFAGYNMGDYMNHWLEMGDKLGNKAPKIFYVNWFRKDADGKWLWPGFGDNSRVLKWMCERVEGKIDAIDTPIGKMPKEGDLDLKGLDVPEADFKELMRVDVEAWKDQANQIEAHFNKFGNRLPARLKKQLEELRARLSK